The Pseudodesulfovibrio sp. JC047 genome includes the window CAAAGGCAAAGGGCGCTTACGCCCTGTTGGACAACGACGCTTGCGAAGTTTGCTCATCGAAGCAGCGTGGATCTGGAAGCAAAAGGATGAATGGGCAAGAGGTTTCTACAATCGAATTTACAGCCAAAGCGGAGTTGCTCAAAAAGCGATTGCAGCTTTAGCTCGTAAACTGGCCGCGCTACTCTGGAAGCTCAGCTTACCAGTGGCGCAGTCATAAACGGATCGCGAAGGGCTTTTGGTAGCACAGACTACGACACAAAAATGGCGATCCTCAATTGATAGTGTACCGAATCGGTACTTGGTGCCGCAGAGCACGAATAAGAAAAGGAATACATTACTAATACGCCATAAGGCGAGGGTGAAGCCTGGCCTAATTAAAGAGAAAACAACGAAGAAAGGGAGTTCTTGACATGGTGCCGCATAAGAAAAAGGGCTTACGACATACATCGTAAGCCCTTGAAATATGGCGGAGAAGGAGAGATTTGAACTCTCGAACGAGCTTAACACCCGTTACACGCTTAGCAGGCGTATTACTGAAACAGCAGCATTCAATAATACCAATACTTTCAGACACTAAGTTCGACCATCCTCATCAAATCGCGCACCGCTTTCACTAAATTTAATTGAATTATGGTGCACAAACTGGTGCACGCTTAAAATGACAAGGCTTAATGCTCCCCCTCAAAGGAACTAAAAAACTCAATCAAAACCAAGCATGTTAAGCACAGGATATGCCAATTCAGTTTTTTAGTTATTTTAAAGCAACTTAAGATATTATTTAGTCAAGTTTACCCTAGAAAAAACTTGATAAAAACTTGACAAATTCTTGAATAACCATAGCATCTACCTCATAGGAGGTAAAAAAACATGCAAATTTACGAACAAGTCAAAAGAAAAGTTGCAAGGCTGAAAGCTGGTCGCCTAATTACATATAATGACTTTAAAGAATTAAATAAAGAATCTCCTCAAGCATTAGCTAAAACTTTACAACGCCTAGTTGAAAACGGCACCCTCGTTCGCCAAAAAAAAGGAGTCTTTTACAAAGCCAAAAAAACACGCTTTGGAGAACTCAAGCCAACTGACAATGAAATTTTGAAAAGTATGCTGCTAAAAAATGGGAAATATACAGGCTACTTGTCTGGCCTTGCGGTATATTTACTATTTAAAATCTCTACACAAGTCCCAAACGAAACAACCATAGCCACCCCTGACCCTAGCAAAAAGAAAAGCAGCAACCGACTAGCAGCCAAATATGTCAAGAGTTATGTCAAAAAAATCAACAAAGAAAACATATACTACCTACAGGTACTTGACGCTCTTCGATTTATCAAAAAGGCACAAGACACAAGCCCAACCAATGTGATATCAGCAATGACAAAAATCATCGATTCTTTTGAGTCTGCTGAAATAAAAAAGCTAACGACATACGCATTGCAATACCCACCATCAACCAAGGCTATGTATGGTGCCATCATTGATTCCTTGGGCTATAAAACGTATGCATCTATAATAAAAGAATCTCTTAACCCCAACAGCAAATATTCGATTGGAATTTCATCTGACCAACTCCCGAACAAAGAAGAGTGGAGAATTCAATGAATCTACACATTGATCCGCAGGCATTAAACGATGCAATCACAGCCACTTCACAGGCTCTAGGAATCCGGGATCTCTATGTTGAAAAAGATTATTGGGTGACTCTTGCCCTCCTTCGGTTGGCGAACTCAGACCTGTCGGAAGAAATTGTATTCAAGGGGGGAACATCTCTGTCGAAAGCCCATAAAATAATTGAACGATTTTCAGAAGACCTAGACCTTGCATTAATCCCTGAAAAAGGCAGATCAAATAACCAAACGAAACAAAAACTCAGATCGATAACAAACACAGCGGGCCAGGATCTAACAGAAGACACTGAAAATTCACGAAAATACTCTAAAAGCCGAAAGATATACTTCGAATACGATAAACAGATCGACAACACCAATTGGGGCCAAATCTCCCCGAACTTATTGGTGGAGGCCAACGCTTTTGCCACACCGTTTCCCATGTCAAAAGTCCAAATTTCTTCATATATTTATGAATACCTTCACGGTACGGACAATGCAGCCTTGATCGAAGAATTTGAGCTTGAACCTTTCGACTTCAATGTATTACACGTAGAAAGGACCTTAGCTGAAAAAATCATGGCACTCGTAAAAGCTTCAACTAGAGAAGACCATATAGGAAGCTTAGGAGAAAAAATTAGACATATATATGATCTCCATCGACTCATAACCGTAGGGGAAATGGCAGAGTTCATCTCAGGGGATGAATTCAAACCAATGATTGAAGCCGTAAAAGAAGACGATGGGGCGTCGCCAGTAGGAGACCAGTCATGGTTAGATAATCCATGTTATCAATGTTCCCTTTTCAGCACCCCAGACGAAATATTTCCTGAACTCAGACCCATTTACGAAGGAGACTTTAGCGGAATGCTCTTCGGGGAGCTCCCCCCTATGGAAGATGTACAAGTCTCTTTAGAACTCATTGGCGCCAGACTGGAAGAATGTGACTGCTAAGCCCCCCCCAAGGGAGTGAGCTACACTCATAATTCTATGCTTAACGATTTCACCCCCAATAACCCACAATATT containing:
- a CDS encoding DUF6088 family protein, with amino-acid sequence MQIYEQVKRKVARLKAGRLITYNDFKELNKESPQALAKTLQRLVENGTLVRQKKGVFYKAKKTRFGELKPTDNEILKSMLLKNGKYTGYLSGLAVYLLFKISTQVPNETTIATPDPSKKKSSNRLAAKYVKSYVKKINKENIYYLQVLDALRFIKKAQDTSPTNVISAMTKIIDSFESAEIKKLTTYALQYPPSTKAMYGAIIDSLGYKTYASIIKESLNPNSKYSIGISSDQLPNKEEWRIQ
- a CDS encoding transposase; translation: KGKGRLRPVGQRRLRSLLIEAAWIWKQKDEWARGFYNRIYSQSGVAQKAIAALARKLAALLWKLSLPVAQS
- a CDS encoding nucleotidyl transferase AbiEii/AbiGii toxin family protein — protein: MNLHIDPQALNDAITATSQALGIRDLYVEKDYWVTLALLRLANSDLSEEIVFKGGTSLSKAHKIIERFSEDLDLALIPEKGRSNNQTKQKLRSITNTAGQDLTEDTENSRKYSKSRKIYFEYDKQIDNTNWGQISPNLLVEANAFATPFPMSKVQISSYIYEYLHGTDNAALIEEFELEPFDFNVLHVERTLAEKIMALVKASTREDHIGSLGEKIRHIYDLHRLITVGEMAEFISGDEFKPMIEAVKEDDGASPVGDQSWLDNPCYQCSLFSTPDEIFPELRPIYEGDFSGMLFGELPPMEDVQVSLELIGARLEECDC